The following proteins are co-located in the Candidatus Polarisedimenticolaceae bacterium genome:
- a CDS encoding GlsB/YeaQ/YmgE family stress response membrane protein — protein sequence MGIIAWLVVGLVAGWLTGKVMGGPGKGVLMDIIVGLVGALVGGFLMGLVGFKPEGGLLYTIVVAFFGAVVVTWIFRKLTATKG from the coding sequence GTGGGCATCATCGCGTGGCTCGTCGTCGGCCTCGTCGCGGGTTGGCTGACGGGGAAGGTCATGGGGGGCCCGGGCAAGGGCGTGCTGATGGACATCATCGTCGGCCTCGTCGGGGCCCTCGTGGGAGGATTCCTGATGGGCCTCGTCGGCTTCAAGCCCGAGGGCGGACTCCTCTACACCATCGTCGTCGCCTTCTTCGGCGCTGTCGTCGTGACATGGATCTTCCGCAAGCTGACGGCAACGAAGGGCTGA